Proteins from a single region of Streptomyces sp. HUAS 15-9:
- the rfbD gene encoding dTDP-4-dehydrorhamnose reductase, translating to MRWLVTGAAGMLGLDTVAELLRRGAQVTGLDRAALEITEPDAVRRVFDEHRPDVVVNCAAYTAVDDAETDEARALRINGDGPRLLARACAERGARLVHVSTDYVFDGEARGTPYPENHPPAPRTAYGRTKLAGERAVLEELPGAAAVVRTAWLYGAHGRSFVRTMLELEARRDSLDVVDDQRGQPTWSADVAARIADLGTALGRNEGARGIFHATSSGEASWYELAREVFLLIGADPARVRPTSSAAFPRPAPRPAYSALGHARWREIGLQPPRNWRSALHEALPHIRKEMSQ from the coding sequence ATGAGGTGGCTGGTCACCGGCGCCGCCGGCATGCTCGGCCTCGACACGGTCGCGGAGCTGCTCCGGCGCGGTGCGCAGGTGACGGGCCTGGACCGCGCCGCGCTGGAAATCACCGAACCCGACGCCGTACGGCGGGTGTTCGACGAGCACCGCCCCGATGTCGTCGTCAACTGTGCCGCGTACACGGCCGTCGACGACGCCGAGACCGACGAGGCGCGGGCGCTGCGGATCAACGGTGACGGCCCCCGGCTGCTCGCCCGCGCCTGCGCGGAGCGGGGCGCCCGCCTGGTCCATGTCTCCACCGACTACGTCTTCGACGGCGAGGCCCGAGGCACCCCGTACCCGGAGAACCACCCGCCCGCCCCGCGCACCGCCTACGGCCGCACCAAACTGGCCGGCGAGCGCGCGGTCCTGGAGGAACTCCCCGGCGCGGCCGCCGTCGTCCGCACGGCCTGGCTGTACGGCGCCCACGGCCGCAGTTTCGTGCGCACGATGCTCGAACTGGAGGCCCGCCGGGACTCCCTGGACGTCGTCGACGACCAGCGCGGCCAGCCCACCTGGAGCGCGGACGTCGCCGCCCGGATCGCGGACCTCGGTACCGCGCTCGGCCGCAACGAGGGCGCGCGCGGCATCTTCCACGCCACCAGTTCCGGCGAGGCCAGCTGGTACGAACTGGCCCGGGAGGTGTTCCTGCTCATCGGCGCCGATCCGGCCCGGGTACGGCCCACCAGCAGCGCGGCCTTCCCCCGCCCCGCGCCGCGCCCCGCCTACAGCGCCCTCGGGCACGCCCGATGGCGGGAGATCGGCCTGCAACCACCGCGCAACTGGCGCTCCGCCCTGCACGAAGCACTGCCCCATATCCGCAAGGAGATGTCTCAGTGA
- a CDS encoding class I SAM-dependent methyltransferase, protein MSIRAAVKSVLGEEKVRVLRRLKRRLSANWTKSAKPSGLDAISNDLNKLAVHFKTDKWGTHRYTQHYQRHLQHLKKEQFNLLEIGIGGYSRPGQGGASLRMWKQFFPKAQIFGMDIQDKSFVDEDRITTFIGDQSDPSSLNAVADKIGELDVIIDDGSHRSPHVLTTFATLFPRLKDGGIYAVEDTQSSYWPEWMGSEDRDAPNTSMAMLKRLADGLNYEEFVDENYQPSYTDLNVVAVHFYHNLVIIEKGRNAEGTNKRKALKQRYAKS, encoded by the coding sequence ATGTCGATTCGAGCAGCCGTGAAGTCCGTATTGGGCGAGGAGAAAGTGCGGGTCCTGCGCCGGCTGAAGCGGCGCCTCTCCGCCAATTGGACCAAGTCGGCCAAGCCGAGCGGACTTGACGCGATCTCCAACGATCTCAACAAACTTGCCGTTCATTTCAAGACGGACAAATGGGGAACGCACCGTTACACCCAGCACTACCAGCGTCATCTGCAGCATTTGAAGAAGGAGCAGTTCAACCTTCTGGAGATCGGGATCGGTGGTTACAGCCGGCCTGGCCAGGGTGGTGCGTCGCTGCGCATGTGGAAGCAGTTCTTCCCGAAGGCGCAGATCTTCGGAATGGACATCCAGGACAAGTCATTTGTCGACGAGGACCGCATCACGACCTTCATCGGCGACCAGTCCGACCCCTCGTCCCTGAATGCCGTCGCCGACAAGATCGGCGAGCTCGACGTCATCATCGACGACGGCAGTCACCGCAGCCCGCATGTGCTCACGACGTTCGCCACACTCTTCCCCCGGCTCAAGGACGGTGGCATCTACGCCGTCGAGGACACCCAGTCGTCGTACTGGCCCGAATGGATGGGCAGCGAGGACCGCGACGCCCCGAACACCAGCATGGCGATGCTGAAGCGACTGGCGGACGGGCTGAATTACGAGGAATTCGTGGACGAGAACTATCAGCCGTCCTATACGGACCTCAACGTCGTCGCCGTGCACTTCTACCACAATCTGGTGATCATCGAAAAAGGCAGGAACGCCGAAGGCACCAACAAGCGCAAGGCGCTGAAGCAGCGCTACGCCAAGTCCTGA
- the rfbC gene encoding dTDP-4-dehydrorhamnose 3,5-epimerase, whose amino-acid sequence MRPLDIAGAWVLEPKVFPDDRGSFHEWFRGEEFREATGYDLDLAQANCSVSRRGVLRGVHFADVPPGQAKYLTCVRGAVLDVVVDIRVGSPTYGAWEAVRLDDETHHAIFLAEGLGHAFMALTDDATVVYLCSTGYAPGREHGVHPLDPDLGIAWPQGIEPVLSEKDAAAPTLAEAERSGLLPAYTDCSAHYERLRSGPFDQPSAGRGQDLA is encoded by the coding sequence GTGCGACCACTGGACATTGCGGGCGCCTGGGTGCTGGAGCCCAAGGTGTTCCCGGACGACCGGGGAAGCTTCCACGAGTGGTTCCGGGGCGAGGAGTTCCGCGAGGCCACCGGGTACGACCTGGACCTGGCCCAGGCCAACTGCTCGGTGTCCCGGCGGGGCGTCCTGCGCGGGGTGCACTTCGCGGACGTGCCGCCGGGTCAGGCCAAGTACCTCACGTGTGTGCGCGGAGCCGTGCTCGACGTGGTGGTGGACATCCGCGTCGGCTCGCCCACGTACGGCGCGTGGGAGGCCGTACGGCTGGACGACGAGACGCACCACGCCATCTTCCTCGCGGAGGGGCTCGGGCACGCCTTCATGGCGCTGACCGACGACGCCACGGTGGTCTACCTGTGCTCCACGGGCTACGCGCCGGGACGCGAGCACGGGGTGCACCCGCTCGACCCCGACCTCGGCATCGCCTGGCCCCAGGGCATCGAGCCGGTGCTCTCCGAGAAGGACGCCGCCGCGCCCACCCTGGCCGAGGCGGAGCGATCCGGTCTGCTTCCCGCATACACGGACTGCTCCGCCCACTACGAGCGGCTGCGCTCGGGCCCGTTCGACCAGCCCTCGGCCGGCCGGGGTCAGGACTTGGCGTAG
- a CDS encoding glycosyltransferase family 2 protein yields the protein MPVKVSVIVPVYNPGPYIEDCIASMLRQSLPPDEFEVVFVDDGSTDRTPATLDALAAEHPHIRVIHQENSGWSGKPRNVGIAASEGEFVMFVDNDDYLGDEALERMYEYGVENKADVIVGKMAGKGRPVPVELFRRNHPHATVENAPLIDSLTPHKMVRRAFLDRVGLRFPEGRRRLEDHVFITEAYLRADNVSVLSDYVCYYHVKRHDASNAGFQRFEPVGYFKNLREALDVVERYTEPGPLRDRLLRRWLRVEMVDRMSGRRLLAMPDDYRRELFHEMRAVILERFGPGVAPKLRPGQRIVASLIRDDRYDDLVAHAQWESGVGPKADPTGVEWRDGTLRVGFTAEYRSGGQPLTFPADGPGTPVTDTAPRDLEEAVAWLGADAVGGFEKATVDLILRDRATSASFFQPVEVTRERVPADDGRVRLVLRGTATVDPGTAAGGTALHAGLWDAYVRVGLGGWSKECRLGPAPRQGRPVPPAGVVAGRVVLPYWTKQYDNFSLDVDRAGKALGLGRLTPEDAAVSADHQLSVALPLHVPDRAEVQVRLTDPTTGRSLRRTGTLTPADGAGSLLEASVPGHELTGASWRTDVCLLPEAEAPRFHTLPLALHVTRAGGVRVAGPTAPGLLLRLARKARRVMGTVRGRKA from the coding sequence ATGCCGGTCAAGGTCAGCGTCATCGTCCCCGTCTACAACCCAGGGCCCTACATCGAGGACTGCATCGCCTCGATGCTGCGGCAGTCGCTGCCTCCCGACGAGTTCGAAGTGGTCTTCGTCGACGACGGCTCCACCGACCGGACCCCGGCCACACTGGACGCGCTCGCCGCCGAGCACCCGCACATCCGGGTCATCCACCAGGAGAACTCCGGCTGGTCGGGCAAGCCGCGGAACGTGGGGATCGCCGCGTCCGAGGGCGAGTTCGTGATGTTCGTCGACAACGACGACTACCTCGGCGACGAAGCCCTCGAGCGGATGTACGAGTACGGGGTGGAGAACAAGGCCGATGTGATCGTCGGCAAGATGGCCGGGAAGGGCCGCCCGGTGCCGGTGGAGCTGTTCCGCCGCAACCATCCGCACGCGACCGTCGAGAACGCGCCGCTGATCGACAGCCTCACCCCGCACAAGATGGTCCGGCGGGCCTTCCTGGACCGCGTCGGCCTGCGCTTCCCCGAGGGACGGCGCCGCCTGGAGGACCACGTCTTCATCACCGAGGCGTATCTGCGCGCCGACAACGTCTCGGTGCTCTCCGACTACGTCTGCTACTACCACGTCAAACGGCACGACGCCTCGAACGCGGGCTTCCAGCGCTTCGAGCCGGTCGGCTACTTCAAGAACCTCCGTGAGGCCCTGGACGTCGTCGAGCGGTACACCGAGCCGGGCCCGCTGCGCGACCGTCTGCTGCGCCGCTGGCTGCGCGTCGAGATGGTGGACCGGATGAGCGGGCGCAGGCTGCTCGCGATGCCCGACGACTACCGGCGTGAGCTGTTCCACGAGATGCGCGCCGTGATCCTTGAGCGCTTCGGTCCCGGCGTAGCGCCCAAACTGCGGCCCGGGCAGCGGATCGTGGCATCACTGATCAGGGACGACCGTTACGACGACCTCGTCGCCCACGCCCAGTGGGAGTCCGGGGTGGGGCCCAAGGCCGACCCCACCGGTGTCGAATGGCGGGACGGGACCCTGCGTGTCGGCTTCACCGCCGAGTACAGGTCCGGCGGACAGCCGCTGACCTTCCCGGCCGACGGGCCCGGCACTCCGGTCACGGACACCGCGCCGCGGGACCTGGAGGAGGCGGTGGCCTGGCTGGGCGCGGACGCCGTCGGCGGCTTCGAGAAGGCCACCGTCGACCTGATCCTGCGCGACCGGGCCACCTCCGCCTCGTTCTTCCAGCCGGTGGAGGTCACCCGCGAGCGGGTCCCGGCCGACGACGGGCGGGTCCGGCTGGTGCTGCGCGGCACGGCGACCGTGGACCCCGGCACCGCGGCGGGCGGTACCGCGCTGCACGCCGGCCTGTGGGACGCGTACGTCCGCGTCGGCCTCGGCGGCTGGTCCAAGGAGTGCCGCCTCGGTCCGGCACCGCGGCAGGGCCGTCCCGTGCCGCCCGCCGGTGTGGTCGCGGGCCGTGTGGTGCTGCCCTACTGGACGAAGCAGTACGACAACTTCTCACTCGACGTCGACCGCGCGGGCAAGGCCCTCGGCCTGGGCCGGCTCACCCCCGAGGACGCGGCGGTCTCGGCCGACCACCAGCTCAGCGTCGCGCTGCCCCTGCACGTCCCCGACCGCGCCGAGGTGCAGGTGCGGCTGACCGATCCCACGACGGGCCGGTCCCTGCGGCGGACGGGGACGCTCACCCCGGCGGACGGGGCCGGCTCGCTGCTGGAGGCGTCGGTGCCGGGGCACGAGCTGACGGGAGCGTCGTGGCGGACGGACGTGTGCCTGCTCCCGGAGGCGGAGGCACCTCGCTTCCATACGCTGCCGCTCGCCCTGCATGTGACCCGCGCCGGCGGGGTCCGCGTGGCCGGGCCCACGGCGCCGGGCCTGCTGCTGCGGCTGGCGCGCAAGGCGCGACGCGTCATGGGCACGGTCCGGGGTAGGAAGGCGTAG
- a CDS encoding hydrolase: MSLTTLDPRTALVAIDLQHGIVGMPTQPYTASDVVARTAELADTFRARNLPVVLVRVSFVPDGADAVPGRTERGPGGLAFAEGWDTVVDELSGHPCDILVTKRNWNAFHGTDLDVQLRRRGITQIVLTGIATSIGVESTARAAYEHGYHVTLATDAMADRDPEAHRGSVERIFPRLGESGTTTDILDLLAKTHDGQ, encoded by the coding sequence ATGTCGCTCACCACCCTCGACCCGCGCACCGCCCTCGTCGCGATCGACCTGCAGCACGGCATCGTGGGCATGCCGACCCAGCCGTACACCGCCTCCGACGTGGTGGCCCGCACGGCCGAACTCGCCGACACCTTCCGGGCCCGGAACCTCCCCGTGGTCCTGGTCCGGGTGTCCTTCGTCCCGGACGGGGCCGACGCCGTCCCCGGCCGCACCGAGCGCGGTCCCGGCGGCCTCGCGTTCGCCGAGGGCTGGGACACCGTCGTGGATGAACTTTCCGGGCACCCCTGCGACATCCTGGTCACCAAGCGTAACTGGAACGCCTTCCACGGCACTGACCTCGATGTCCAGCTGCGCCGCCGCGGCATCACCCAGATCGTCCTCACCGGCATCGCCACCAGCATCGGCGTCGAGTCCACCGCCCGCGCCGCGTACGAGCACGGCTACCACGTCACCCTCGCCACGGACGCCATGGCCGACCGCGACCCGGAGGCGCACCGGGGCAGCGTCGAGCGCATCTTCCCGCGGCTGGGCGAGTCGGGGACGACCACCGACATCCTCGACCTCCTGGCCAAAACTCACGACGGACAGTGA
- a CDS encoding metallophosphoesterase family protein, producing the protein MRLLLMSDTHVPARAKRLPEQLLAELPHVDVVFHAGDWVDTATLDLLESHSRRLIGVYGNNDGPELRARLPEVAYAELGGLRFGVVHETGPAEGREARSAARFPDLDVLVFGHSHIPWDTTAPSGLRLVNPGSPTDRRRQPHCTYLTATVADGALEDVTLHRLPQR; encoded by the coding sequence GTGCGCCTGCTGCTGATGTCCGACACCCATGTCCCCGCGCGTGCCAAGCGCCTGCCGGAGCAACTGCTCGCCGAACTCCCGCACGTCGACGTGGTGTTCCACGCCGGCGACTGGGTCGACACCGCCACCCTGGACCTGCTGGAGAGCCACAGCCGCCGGCTGATCGGGGTGTACGGCAACAACGACGGCCCGGAGCTGCGCGCCCGGCTGCCCGAGGTGGCGTACGCCGAACTCGGCGGCCTGCGCTTCGGTGTCGTCCACGAGACCGGCCCCGCCGAGGGCCGGGAAGCCCGCAGCGCGGCCCGCTTCCCCGACCTCGACGTGCTGGTCTTCGGGCACAGCCACATCCCCTGGGACACCACCGCCCCGTCCGGACTGCGGCTGGTCAACCCCGGCTCGCCGACCGACCGCCGTCGCCAGCCCCACTGCACCTATCTGACGGCGACCGTCGCCGACGGTGCGCTCGAGGACGTGACGCTGCACCGTCTGCCGCAGCGGTAG
- a CDS encoding GNAT family N-acetyltransferase, with protein MISSSGIPPVVPAGRMARDNQPVLALPSGLELRPWRPDDADALMAAGRDPAIRRWNLFTVESRAEACRRIERMHERWRAETGAVWAVARPGAAVTGLIGWNDIDLAGGSAEIVYWVLPKARGGGIVVEATRRLSRWALDELGLHRLRLCHSVANPASCRVAEKAGYPLEGTMRGALLHADGWHDQHLHALVRGDGDI; from the coding sequence ATGATCTCCAGCTCAGGCATCCCGCCGGTCGTCCCCGCAGGCCGTATGGCCCGTGACAACCAGCCAGTTCTGGCGCTGCCCAGCGGCCTGGAGCTGCGGCCGTGGCGCCCCGACGACGCCGACGCGCTGATGGCCGCCGGGCGAGACCCCGCGATCCGCCGGTGGAACCTCTTCACCGTCGAGAGCCGCGCCGAGGCCTGCCGCCGGATCGAGCGCATGCATGAGCGCTGGCGGGCCGAGACGGGTGCCGTCTGGGCCGTCGCCCGGCCGGGCGCGGCGGTGACGGGGCTCATCGGCTGGAACGACATCGATCTCGCGGGCGGCAGTGCCGAGATCGTCTACTGGGTCCTGCCGAAGGCCCGTGGTGGTGGCATCGTCGTCGAGGCGACGCGGCGGCTCAGCCGCTGGGCGCTGGACGAACTCGGCCTGCACCGACTGCGGCTGTGCCACTCCGTCGCCAACCCGGCGTCCTGCCGGGTGGCCGAGAAGGCGGGCTATCCGCTGGAAGGCACCATGCGCGGAGCACTGCTGCACGCGGACGGCTGGCACGACCAGCATCTGCACGCCCTCGTCCGGGGCGACGGCGACATCTGA
- a CDS encoding SRPBCC family protein, with amino-acid sequence MELQHEFTVPVPVPDAWRALLDIERVAPCMPGATVEDYDGKTITGSVKVKVGPITVTYKGTAVFEEQDESAHRIVLIASGRETRGQGTARATVTGTLSEQNGGTAVSVRTDLTVTGRPAQFGRGVMAEVGDRVVGQFAACLSERLAEPATATATVTDELPPETEPLDLLRTAGVPVAKRAGIAAGIAAAVALVVAGIRACVRRRKRH; translated from the coding sequence ATGGAACTGCAGCACGAGTTCACCGTCCCCGTCCCGGTCCCGGACGCCTGGCGGGCGCTCCTCGACATCGAGCGCGTCGCGCCGTGCATGCCCGGGGCGACCGTGGAGGACTACGACGGCAAGACCATCACCGGGTCGGTGAAGGTCAAGGTCGGGCCGATCACGGTGACGTACAAGGGAACCGCCGTCTTCGAGGAACAGGACGAGTCCGCCCACCGCATCGTCCTGATCGCCAGCGGGCGCGAGACCCGCGGCCAGGGCACGGCCCGCGCCACGGTGACCGGCACGCTCAGCGAACAGAACGGCGGAACGGCCGTGTCGGTCCGCACCGATCTGACGGTGACCGGACGCCCGGCCCAGTTCGGCCGCGGGGTGATGGCGGAGGTGGGCGACCGGGTGGTGGGCCAGTTCGCGGCCTGTCTGTCGGAACGCCTGGCCGAACCGGCCACCGCCACGGCCACCGTCACCGATGAGCTCCCGCCCGAGACCGAGCCACTGGACCTGCTCCGCACGGCCGGCGTCCCGGTGGCGAAACGGGCCGGCATCGCGGCGGGGATCGCCGCGGCGGTGGCGCTGGTGGTGGCGGGAATCCGGGCATGCGTACGACGCCGTAAGCGGCACTGA
- a CDS encoding XdhC family protein — MREILPALNRWYAARAPFGLATVVAVSRSAPRGPGAAMAVGPDDEVVGSVSGGCVEGAVYELAQEVVASGEPRLETFGYSDEDAFAVGLTCGGEITLLVRPVTAESDPAFGAVAASVAAGEPVTVATVVDGPAPRGATLAVWPDRVTGTLGTSGLDVAVTADARGELALGATGLRHYGAHGERREDDVTVFLHSFAPPPRMLVFGAIDYAAAVARLGDFLGYRVTVCDARPVFATPKRFPQGVEVVVDWPHRYLSGTETDERTVICVLTHDPKFDVPLLEEALRRPAAYIGAMGSRRTHDERRERLVDAGLTEAELARLRSPVGLDLGARTPEEVAISVAAEIVALRWGGTGAPLTLTAGAIHPAGSA, encoded by the coding sequence GTGCGTGAGATTCTGCCGGCGCTGAACCGCTGGTACGCGGCGCGGGCCCCGTTCGGTCTGGCCACGGTCGTCGCGGTCAGCCGCAGCGCGCCGCGCGGCCCCGGTGCCGCCATGGCGGTGGGGCCCGACGACGAGGTCGTGGGCAGCGTGTCCGGGGGCTGTGTGGAGGGGGCGGTGTACGAGCTCGCGCAGGAGGTGGTGGCGAGCGGGGAGCCACGCCTGGAGACCTTCGGGTACAGCGACGAGGACGCCTTCGCGGTCGGTCTCACCTGCGGCGGCGAGATCACCCTGCTGGTGCGGCCCGTCACGGCCGAGTCCGACCCCGCCTTCGGCGCGGTCGCCGCGTCGGTCGCCGCGGGCGAACCGGTGACGGTGGCCACGGTGGTCGACGGGCCCGCGCCGCGCGGGGCCACGCTGGCCGTCTGGCCCGACAGGGTGACCGGCACGCTCGGCACGAGTGGTCTGGACGTCGCGGTCACCGCCGACGCGCGCGGTGAACTCGCCCTCGGTGCCACGGGCCTGCGCCACTACGGCGCGCACGGCGAGCGGCGCGAGGACGACGTCACCGTGTTCCTCCACTCCTTCGCGCCGCCCCCGCGGATGCTGGTCTTCGGCGCCATCGACTACGCGGCCGCGGTGGCCCGCCTCGGCGACTTCCTCGGCTACCGGGTCACCGTGTGCGACGCCCGGCCGGTCTTCGCGACACCCAAGCGGTTCCCGCAGGGCGTGGAGGTCGTCGTGGACTGGCCGCACCGCTATCTGAGCGGCACGGAGACCGACGAGCGGACGGTGATCTGCGTGCTGACCCACGACCCGAAGTTCGATGTGCCGCTGCTGGAGGAGGCGCTGCGCCGGCCGGCCGCCTACATCGGGGCGATGGGCAGCCGACGTACCCACGACGAACGCCGCGAGCGGCTGGTCGACGCCGGTCTCACGGAGGCTGAACTGGCCCGGCTGCGCTCGCCGGTCGGGCTCGACCTCGGCGCCCGTACGCCCGAGGAGGTCGCGATCTCCGTCGCCGCCGAGATCGTCGCGCTGCGCTGGGGCGGCACCGGCGCGCCGCTGACCCTGACCGCGGGGGCGATCCACCCCGCCGGATCCGCGTGA
- a CDS encoding vWA domain-containing protein — MLRHRDVAGLDAAERAQLDRLLAAFALRAQTRRTARRRPARRGDVDPRRTVRELLRRGGEPARLRRHARVERPRRVVLLVDVSGSMAPYADALLRFAHAAARGGRTEVFTIGTRLTRVTRELAHRDPDLAMAAVADAVPDWRGGTRLGELLREFLNRWGQRGMARGAVVVLLSDGWERGDPELLGAQMRRLHGLAHRVIWANPRKARPGYAPLAAGMAAALPSVDAFVEGHSLAALERLAAVVRGAEAASVEVAYAELAHAEGASERV, encoded by the coding sequence GTGCTGCGGCACCGTGACGTCGCCGGGCTGGACGCCGCCGAGCGGGCCCAGCTCGACCGGCTGCTGGCCGCGTTCGCGCTGCGCGCGCAGACACGGCGCACCGCGCGGCGGCGGCCGGCCCGGCGCGGGGACGTCGATCCGCGCCGGACGGTCCGGGAGCTGCTGCGGCGCGGTGGTGAGCCGGCCCGGCTGCGGCGGCACGCGCGGGTCGAGCGGCCCCGCCGGGTCGTGCTGCTGGTGGACGTGAGCGGCTCCATGGCGCCGTACGCCGACGCGCTGCTGCGGTTCGCCCACGCCGCGGCCCGAGGGGGACGTACGGAGGTGTTCACGATCGGCACCCGGCTGACCCGGGTGACCCGCGAACTCGCGCACCGCGACCCGGACCTGGCGATGGCCGCGGTCGCGGACGCGGTGCCCGACTGGCGCGGCGGTACGCGGCTGGGCGAGCTGCTGCGCGAGTTCCTGAACCGCTGGGGGCAGCGGGGCATGGCACGCGGGGCGGTGGTGGTGCTGCTGTCGGACGGGTGGGAGCGTGGCGATCCGGAGCTGCTCGGGGCACAGATGCGACGCTTGCACGGGCTGGCGCACCGGGTGATCTGGGCCAATCCGCGCAAGGCACGTCCCGGCTATGCGCCCCTGGCCGCCGGGATGGCGGCGGCGCTGCCGAGCGTGGACGCCTTCGTCGAGGGGCACAGCCTGGCGGCGCTGGAACGGCTCGCGGCGGTGGTGCGCGGGGCGGAGGCGGCCTCCGTCGAGGTGGCGTATGCGGAGCTGGCCCATGCGGAGGGGGCCTCGGAACGGGTGTGA
- a CDS encoding AAA family ATPase: protein MDDPEQVRARLEETGYLLDDGLAIACFLAVRLHRPLFCEGDAGVGKTALASALAQALDAPLIRLQCHEGIDASQALYDWDFPRQLLHLRAAEAAGVKDAEQLESELYDRRFLIARPLLRALQTQPSVLLVDEIDRADDEFEAFLLELLSEFSVTIPELGTLRAEVPPVVVLTSNRTREVHDALKRRCLYHWFDHPGFARELAIVRSRLPQVSARLAEQVTGLVQALRAADLVKPPGVAETIDWAQALDALGASEVDAELAVATLGSVLKYREDAERARGLDLAAVLAAKGA from the coding sequence ATGGACGACCCGGAGCAGGTGCGGGCCCGGCTGGAGGAGACCGGATACCTCCTCGACGACGGTCTGGCCATCGCCTGCTTCCTGGCGGTGAGGCTGCACCGGCCGCTCTTCTGCGAGGGCGACGCGGGCGTGGGCAAGACCGCGCTCGCGTCCGCCCTCGCCCAGGCGCTCGACGCGCCGCTGATCCGGTTGCAGTGCCACGAGGGCATCGACGCCTCGCAGGCCCTGTACGACTGGGACTTCCCGCGTCAGCTGCTGCATCTGCGGGCCGCCGAGGCGGCCGGGGTGAAGGACGCGGAACAGCTGGAGAGCGAGCTGTACGACCGGCGCTTCCTGATCGCCCGGCCACTGCTGCGGGCGCTGCAGACACAGCCGTCGGTGCTGCTGGTCGACGAGATCGACCGGGCCGACGACGAGTTCGAGGCGTTCCTGCTGGAGCTGCTGTCCGAGTTCTCGGTGACGATCCCGGAGCTCGGCACCCTGCGCGCCGAGGTGCCCCCGGTCGTCGTCCTGACCTCGAACCGCACCCGGGAGGTGCACGACGCGCTCAAGCGCCGGTGCCTGTATCACTGGTTCGACCACCCCGGGTTCGCCCGTGAACTCGCCATCGTGCGCAGCCGGTTGCCGCAGGTGTCGGCGCGCCTGGCCGAGCAGGTCACCGGCCTGGTGCAGGCGCTGCGGGCGGCGGACCTGGTCAAGCCGCCGGGGGTGGCCGAGACGATCGACTGGGCGCAGGCCCTGGACGCGCTGGGGGCGAGCGAGGTGGACGCCGAGCTGGCCGTGGCGACTCTGGGGTCGGTGCTCAAGTACCGGGAGGACGCCGAGCGGGCCCGGGGGCTCGATCTCGCGGCGGTACTCGCCGCGAAGGGAGCGTGA